The segment GAGCAAGCGGGGGCCGTGAAGGTACTCGCCGGGAAGCCGACTGCGTCGGGCCTGGAGACGCTTAACCTGATGTCGTTGGTGGAGATGTTTATGCCGCGTAACCTCCTGGGCGCGGTGGCGGACTTTCAGGTTTTGCCGTTGATCCTGTTCGCACTCCTGGTCGGTGCGGCATCCACCCTGCTGCCGGACGGCAAACGACAGCGCTGGCTCGAGGTGTTGGAGACGGGCAGTGAACTGATGACCCGCATCGTCAATTGGGCGCTGAAGCTGGCCCCCTATGCGGTCGCGGCGATGCTAGCCTCCGTGGTCTTGAAGTTTGGCGCCAGCTTTCTGGTGCACCTGCTTACCTTTGTTGGCGGCGTGTTGGCGGTCATTGCCCTCCACCTTTTCGGAACCCTTGCGTTGGTGGTGAAGTTTGCGACTCGGCACGGTGTGAGGGAGTTCTATCGCGCGATCCGGGTGATTCTAGTCACCGCCTTCTCGACGAGTTCCAGCAATGCCACGTTGCCGACGACGCTGACGGTGACGACGCGTGACCTCGGTGTTTCGCCCAGCACCGCAGGCTTCGTGATTCCCCTTGGGGCGACGATGAACATGAGTGGCACGGCGTTGTATGAAGGCTGCGTCGTGCTGTTTGTTGCCCAGGTTTACGGCGTGCCGCTCGACTTGGTACAGCAGGCGACCTTGGTGCTGATGGCGGTGCTGAGTGCCGTGGCGGTGGCGGGCATTCCAGGCGGATCGCTGCCGTTGATCATGGGGCTCCTGGTAAGTTTTGGAATCCCGGCGGAAGGAATTGCGCTTGTGCTCGGCGTGGATCGGATCCTCGACATGGCGCGGACCACGCTGAATGTGGCGGCCGACGTGGTCACCGCCTGCGTGGTAGATGGGTGGGGCGGCAAGCCGCCGACGGCTGAGGTTTAGTCGTGGCGTTGCCTCACCGCCTCGAAAAGCGTGATGAGGGTGGCCATGGCGACATTGAGCGAGTCGGCCTGGCCGGCCATGGGAATGCGCACGCGATCGTCCGCCTCCTTCAGCCAGAACTCGCTTAATCCGTATTGCTCCGAGCCCATGATGATGGCGAGCGGACCGCGAAGGCTGGTCTTGGTGTAGAGCGCGTCAGCCGCCGGGGTCGTGGCGACGGCGCGGATGCGTTTCTCGCGAAGCCAGTTTCGCACGCGGGCGCTTTCGGCGACGACGACGGGAACGCTGAAGAGGACACCTGTGGACGACCGGACGACATTCGGGTTGAACAAGTCGGTGACCGGGTCGCACACCAGGACTGCATCGACGCCTGCGGCATCGGCGCTGCGCAAGATGGTACCGAGATTGCCGGGCTTTTCGATGGCCTCGACCACCAGGAGAAACGGCTCCGGTTTTAGCTTCAGGTCCTCGAGCGTCCGACGCCACTGTGGCGCGACTGCGAGCAGGCCATCGGGACGTTCGCGGTAGGCGACCTTGGCGAACGCGTCCTTGGACAAGGAGAAGAGCTGGGCACCGGACGCCTCGGCGCGCGCGAGCAGGGCTGGTTCATTTTCCCCGAGAAACCACTCTTCGGAAAAATAGACTTCTTGAAACCCTATACCCTTGTCGAGCGCGCGCGTGATCTCACGGAAGCCTTCCACCAGGAAGACACCTGCCTCGTCGCGTGGACGCCGATCGCGCAGCTTTACGAGCTGTTTGATGCGCGGATTTTGGAGGCTGGTGATGCGTTCGGGCATGGAGCTGAGAGGCTGGAGAGTTCGAGAGGGTGAGAGCGGAAAAGGGACAGGTCAATTTTCAGGAAGCACTCGAGCGGGGTTTTTGCGGTACCTAGAGGCCTAGGGACAACCGCCGAAGATAAATCCCTTGCCCGCCTGGCGGCTCGGCCTGGCCCGACAAGACATGCCACCGCTTTAATAAATATAAAGTTTAGACTTGTCTTAGAAATCATCTCTTGCATGCTGTGATGACGATGAATGCGGGAGAAATTCATGTGACAGTGGTATTCGCTGCCTTGTCGACAAAGGCTGCTTTTGACGTGGTGATGACGGTGCTGGTGGTGCTCTTTCTCTTCAAAGGAGGGATAAAGCTTGCCGGCGCGTGGAATGAACGAAACTCGGATGATCGTCTTTGGGGCATCATCGGTGGGATAGGCCAGGCAGTGGCGATCCCTGTGGTGTGGGCGATCATGTCCTACGGTGGGTGGACCCCGCAGATCTCGGCCACCGCGACGGCGCTTCCTTGAACCATGAACGCTGAACCTGCTTTGCCTGTGACGCTCACTCATTCCGGGATCGAGGCGAAAGGCACGATTCTCGGGCTGGAGGGAAGGGCGGTTGTCCCCGTGCTTGGCGCGGCGGTACTTTCGGTGCTGCTTGTGGCGTTGATGGTAACGGGAAGCGAGGGGAGCTTGTTCGTAAGACTGGCCTTCGCGTTGTGCCCTCTGGCACTGACTACCGCCTATGTGGTTTCACTGGTTCACCGGCGCCCGCCTCATTTTGCGAGGG is part of the Opitutaceae bacterium genome and harbors:
- a CDS encoding dicarboxylate/amino acid:cation symporter, producing MSTSDRTATRILVGLLVGVGLGLVLRGVGTLVPDTADGISAVVRHVFEPLGQVFLRLLFFVVVPLVFCSLTLGLAQLGRLDRLGPLAGKTFLLFALNMAVGVALGLALMNVLQPGAGIDASVREQLVAEQAGAVKVLAGKPTASGLETLNLMSLVEMFMPRNLLGAVADFQVLPLILFALLVGAASTLLPDGKRQRWLEVLETGSELMTRIVNWALKLAPYAVAAMLASVVLKFGASFLVHLLTFVGGVLAVIALHLFGTLALVVKFATRHGVREFYRAIRVILVTAFSTSSSNATLPTTLTVTTRDLGVSPSTAGFVIPLGATMNMSGTALYEGCVVLFVAQVYGVPLDLVQQATLVLMAVLSAVAVAGIPGGSLPLIMGLLVSFGIPAEGIALVLGVDRILDMARTTLNVAADVVTACVVDGWGGKPPTAEV
- a CDS encoding RNA methyltransferase, with the translated sequence MPERITSLQNPRIKQLVKLRDRRPRDEAGVFLVEGFREITRALDKGIGFQEVYFSEEWFLGENEPALLARAEASGAQLFSLSKDAFAKVAYRERPDGLLAVAPQWRRTLEDLKLKPEPFLLVVEAIEKPGNLGTILRSADAAGVDAVLVCDPVTDLFNPNVVRSSTGVLFSVPVVVAESARVRNWLREKRIRAVATTPAADALYTKTSLRGPLAIIMGSEQYGLSEFWLKEADDRVRIPMAGQADSLNVAMATLITLFEAVRQRHD